GGAGGGCGACGGGACGCTGGGGAGGCGGCGTGGACGCGACGACGCTGGTGCTCGGGGCGACGGGGACGACGGGGCGGCGGGTGCGCGCCGCCCTGGAGCGCCGGGGGGTGCCGCTGCGCGCGGCGTCGCGCCACGGTCCGGTGCGCTTCGACTGGGGCGACCGGACGACGTGGGACGCGGCGCTCGGGGGCGCGACGAGGCTGTGGCTCATGGCGCCCGACGGCGTGCCGGTCGACCCGGCGCTCGTCGAGCTCGCCGCGCGCCGCGGGGTGCGCCGGGTGGTGCTGCTCTCGAGCAGCGCGGTCGAGGAGATGGGCGACGCCCGGTTGCTGGCCGCCGAGGCCGCGGTGCGCGGGGCCGGCGTGCCGTGGACGGTGCTGCGCGCGGACTGGTTCGACCAGGACTTCTCCGAGGGGTTCCTGGCCCCGGGGGTCGCGGCCGGGGAGGTGGCCCTGCCCCTCGGCGACCTGCGCCAGGCGTGGGTGGACGTCGCCGACGTCGCGGAGGTGGGGGCCGCGCTGCTCGCCGGCGACGCGCGCGACGGGGCGCACGAGGGGGAGGTGCTCGAGGTCCGCGGCCCGCAGGCGCTGACCCTCGCCGAGTGCGTGCACGAGGTGGCGGTCGCCGCCGGGCGCCCGGTGCGCGCGGTGACCGACCCGGGGGCGTACGTCGCCGGCCTCGAGGCGGTCGGCGTCCCGCGGGAGGAGGCCCAGGGGGCGTTGGCGGCCTTCGCCGCCCTCGTCGCCCGCGGCGACGACCCCGACGGGGACGACCTCGTGGCGCGCGTCACCGGCCGACCGGCGCGGTCCTTCCGGGACTGGGCGCGCGCCGCCGCCGCGGAGGGGGCGTGGCAGGCGCCGGGACCTCCGGCCTAGCCCGGGGAGGTGGACCTGGCGGCCGCGGCTCCGGACCGGGGTGCGCGGGCGCCGAGGAACCTGGTGGAGGGCGCCACGGGTGCGCCCACGACCGGAAGGACCCCCGTGCCCCGCAGCGCCACCACCCGCAGCGCCACCGCGCGCCTCGCCGCCGCCGTCCTGGCCGGAGCGGTCCTCGTCCCGGTCGCCGGCGCGCTCCCGGCGGGGGCGGCCTCCGACGCGCCCGCGTCCCGCAGCGCCGCCGCCGGGCCGGCAGCGGGGCCGGAGCCCGCAGCGGGGCGGAAGCCCGCGCCGAAGCCCAAGCCGGCGCCGAAGCCCAAGCCGGCGCCGAAGCCCAAGCCGGCGCCGAAGCCCAAGCCGGCGCCGAAGCCCAAGCCGGCGCCGAAGCCCAAGCCGGCGCCGAAGCCCAAGCCGGCGCCGAAGCCCAAGCCGGCGCCGAAGCCCAAGCCGGCGCCGAAGCCCAAGCCGGCGCCGAAGCCCAAGCCGGCGCCGAAGCCCAAGCCGGCGCCGAAGCCCAAGCCGGCGCCGAAGCCCAAGCCGGCGCCGAAGCCCAAGCCGGCGCCGAAGCCCAAGCCGGCGCCGAAGCCCAAGCCGGCGCCGAAGCCCAAGCCGGCGCCGAAGCCCAAGCCGGCGCCGAAGCCCAAGCCGGCGCCGAAGCCCAAGCCGGCGCCGAAGCCCAAGCCGGCGCCGAAGCCCAAGCCGGCGCCGAAGCCCAAGCCGGCGCCGAAGCCCAAGCCCGCACCGGTCGCGGTGGTGCGCACCGGTGACGTGGTGGCGGTGGACGCCGCGGCCGGCACGCTGACCCTGCTCGTCCGCGGCGGCACCGAGAAGGACCTGCGCGGGCGGACCGTCGTCGTCGATGTGCCGGCGGGCGTGCCGGTGCTGCGCAACGACGTCGCGGCCGGGCTGGCCGACCTGCGCGTCGGCGACGAGGTCGCCGTCAAGGCGCGTCGTACCGGCACCACCGTCGTGGTGCAGCGGGTCAGCGCCGAGGGCCCGGAGGACGTCGTCGAGCCCGAGCCCGAGCCGACCGTCGAGCCGACCCCGGAGCCGACCGTCGAGCCGGCGCCGGCGCCGGAGCCGACCGTCGAGCCGGAGCCCGCGCCGGAGCCCACCCCCGCCCCCTGACGCGCGCCGGTGCCGGAGCCCTGCCCCCCGGCCCGTTTCCGGCACCCCTGCGCCGGGGACCGGGGGGCATGGCGGTCTGCGAGGTGTGCGGGAACGACTACCGGCTGGCCTTCGAGGTCCACGCGGCCGGGGCGGTGCACGTCTTCGACTCGTTCGAGTGCGCGGCGCACCGGCTCGCCCCGCGCTGCGAGCGGTGCGGCGTCACCGTGCTCGGCCACGGCGTGGAGGCGGACGGCGTCTTCTACTGCTCGGCCCACTGCGGCCGCCAGGGCGGGCGCCCGAGCGGCGCGGGCCTCGTCGACGCCTCGGGGGAGGCGCCGGTCCTCGACGGGTCCTGAGCGGCCCTTGCCGAGGCGCGGAGCGGCGGGCAGGCTGCCCCGCGCGGCCGCGGCGCACCGCCCGGCCGGGCCCCGAGGAGGACCTGGTGGACGAGTCGGACATCCTGGCGCGCGTGCGGGCGCTCGTCGACGAGGAGCACGCCCTGCGCGAGCGCCTCGCGGCCGGCGAGCTGACCGACGCGGAGGAGCACGCGGCCCTCGGCCGCGCCGAGGAGGAGCTCGACCGGTGCTGGGACCTCCTGCGCCAGCGCCGCGCCCGGCGCGAGTTCGGCGAGGACCCCGCCGCCGCGACCCCCCGCCCCGCCTCCACCGTCGAGGGCTACCTCCAGTAGGCGCCCCGTCCTCCCGGCGACCGCATGATCGCCGCCGGGCAGGTGCATGGTCGCGGCGGGTCGGGGCGCATCTTCTGCCGCGATCATGCGCGGAGGGCGCTCGCGCGTCGGGGGGGTGGGCCGTCAGGTGCCGAGGGCGGCGCGCAGGCGCCGTACGCCCTCCTCGACGCCGACCTGCGGGGACCAGCGCAGGTCCCGGCGGGCGGCGGTGAGGTCGAACCAGTGGTCGGTGGCGAGCTGGGTGGCGAGGAAGCGGGTGAGCGGGGGCTCGTCGGCCCGCCCGAGCAGCGACCAGACGCCCTCGACGGCGGCGCCGGCGCCGTACGCCAGGGGGTAGGGGACCGAGCGGCGCACCGGCGGCAGCCCGTGGGCGTCGAGGATCCGCCCGACGACGTCGGCGACGGGCCGGGGGTCACCGGCCGAGACGAAGTACGCGCGCCCGCCGCAGGCCGGGTCGTCCTCGCCGAGCCGGTCGAGCGCCGCGAGGTGCGCGGCGGCGGCGTCCTCGACGTACGTGGTGTCGACGACCGCCCCGCCGCCGCCGACGAGCCACAGCCGCCCCCGCCGGGCCCGGTCGACGATGCGCGCGGTGAGCTGGGTGTCGCCGGGGCCCCAGACCAGGTGCGGGCGCAGCGCCACCGTGCGCAGCACCCCGTCCCCGCCCCGCAGCGGCGTGCGGTCCGCGGCGAGGGCCAGCCGCTCCGCGGCCGCCTTGGTGCGCGGGTACGGGGTCTCGTAGCGCCGCGCGTACGGCAGCGACTCGTTCCCGCCGCGGATGCTCCCCCCGGCGTGGACGACGCTGGGCGTCGAGGTGTGCACGAGCCGCGGGACGCCCAGCGCCACGCACGCCTGCACCACCCGGAGCGTGCCGGTGACGTTGGCCCGGTGGTAGTCGGCCTGGCGCCCGCCCATGCCGGCCTTCGCGGCGACGTGCAGGACGGCGTCGCAGCCGGCGACGGCGTCGCGCACCGCCGCGGGGTCGGCGACGTCGCCGCGGCGCGCGTCGACGCCGAGCCGTGCGAGCCACGGGTACGACCCCCGCGCGAGCACCCGCACCGCGTCGCCCCGCGCCGCGAGCGCGCGGACGACGGCGGAGCCGAGGAACCCGCCCCCGCCGGTGACGAGGACCCTCACCGCAGCCGGCCCGCGGCCCAGCGCGCGAGGGCTGGGCGGTCGATCTTCGCGTTGTGCCGGATGTCCACCGGGAAGCGCTTGCCGTAGAAGAGCACGGTCCGGACCCGCTCGGTCACCGGTGAGGACGCCGCGAGGTCGAGCACCTCGCGGGCGAGCGCGTCGGAGGCGCGGTGGCCCGGCTCGAGCTCGAGCACCGCGACGGGCCGCTGGGCCCCCGGCTCGCCGACGCCGACGAGCGCGCTCCGTCGCACGGCGGGATGCGCGTCGAGGCGCACCTCCACCGGCACCGGCCAGAGCGTGCCGCCCGCCGCCCGCACCCGGTGCGCCGCCCGCCCGGCGAACCAGAGCCGCCCCTCGTCGTCGAGCCAGCCCGCGTCGCCCATGCGGTGCGCGAGCCGGCCGTCCCAGCGGGTCTTGGCGAGCGCGGTCTGGACGGGGCGCTCGGCGTACCGCTCGGTGACGTTGGGCCCGCGCACGACGACCTCGCCGACCTGCCCCGCCGGGAGCAGGTCCTCGGCGCGCAGCGCGGGCAGCTCGCCGTCGACGACCCGCACGACGGCGAGGTCGACGCCGGGCACCGGCCGCCCGACGCAGATCCCGACGGCGCCGGAGCGCCGCAGCCGCAGCACCTCGTCGCTGCCGACGTCGGTGACGGGGAGGGCCTCGGTGGCGCCGTACGGGGAGTGCACCTGCGCGCCGTCCGGCAGCATCGCGAGGGTGCGGCGCTGCACCTCCGGCGTCACCGGGGAGCCGGCCGACACCACGCGGGTGAGCGAGGCGGGGAAGCGCTTGCCGGTCTCGGCGCCCCAGCGGCTCACGGTGTCGAGCAGCGCCGGCGAGCCGAACATCACCGTGGCGCCGGCGTGCTCGGCGGCGGCGAGCACCTGGCGCGGGTCCACGTCCGCCGGTCGGGTCGGGTCCATCCGCGGGACGATCGTCGAGATGCCGAGCAGCGGCCCGAACAGCGCGAACGGCGGGAACGTCGCGAGGCTGACGTCGCCCGGGCCGAGGCCCCACAGCTCGCGCAGCAGCGCGACCTGGGCGAGGAACTGCGGGTGGCGGTACTCCACGCCCTTGGGGACCCCCGTGCTGCCGGTGGTGAAGAGCACCGCGGCCGGGTCCTGCGCGGGGGGTGGCGCGAAGGGCAGCCGCCGCACCCCCTCGGCCTCCACCTCGGCGAGCGTCGCCCCGCCGCCGGGCACCCGCCGCCCGACCGTCACCGACCGGCGGACCGTCGGGCACCAGCGCAGCGCCCGGCGCGCGACCTGCGCGCGGGGGATGCCCACGAACGCCTCGGGGCGCACCTCGCCGAGGCAGCGGCCGAGGTTCGCCGTGCCGATCCCGGGGTCGACGAGCACCGGCACGGCGCCCGCGCGCAGCAGGCCGAAGGCGAGCGCGAAGAAGTCCTCGCCGGGAGGCACGAGCATCGCCGTGCGGGTGCCGGGGCCGATCCCGTACGCGCTCAGCCCCGCCGCCAGCGCGTCGGCGCGGGCGTCGAGGCCGGCGTACGTCGTGGCGCGGAAGCCGCTGCGCCCGGCCGGCACCCACGCGGCGACGGCGCCGGGGGTCGTACGCGCCGCCTCGGCCAGCGCGCCCGCGAGGTCGCGGGCGCTCACGTGCGGTCCAGCAGGTCGAGCACGCGCGGGACCACGACCTCCCGGGCGTCCTCGAGGACGAAGTGCCCGGCGTCCTCGTACGCGTGGACCTCGGCCGAGGGCACCAGCTCGCGCCAGCGCTCGAGGATGCGCGCGTCGAGCACCGGGTCGCGCAGCCCCCACAGCACGAGGACCGGCACCTGCGCGAGCAGCCCCGGCAGGGCCCGCTCCGTCGCGGCGAGCAGGGCGTGCGCCGGGGCCGAGGGCGAGGCCGGCACGTCCTGCACGAAGCGCAGCACCGCGAGCCGGCGCGCGGGGGAGTCGTACGGCGCGAGGTAGCCGCGGCGCACCTGGCGCGGCATCCGGTGCACGACGCCGAGGTGCACGGCCCCGCGCACGAAGGCGTTGCCGAGCAGGACGGCCCCGTCGCCGGCGTACGGCACCCGCGCCGCCCGCAGGTGCCACGGCAGGCCGGCGCCGGGGGGCAGGGGGAACGCGGCGGTGTTGAGCAGGACCACGCGGCGCACCCGCTCGGGGTGGCGCACGGCCCAGGCGAGCGCGATCGCGCCGCCCCAGTCGTGGACCACGAGCGTCAGCGGGCCGTCGGGCAGCACGGCGTCGACGAAGCCGCCGAGGTCCTCGACCCGCCGCTCGTACGTGAAGGGGTAGTCGCCCGCCGCCGGGCGCGCGCTGCGGCCCATCCCCACGTGGTCGGGGACGACGGCGCGGTGCCCGTGCGCGGCGACCGCCGCGGCGAGGTGCCGGTAGTGGTACGACCAGGACGGGTTGCCGTGCACCATGAGCACCGGCTCGCCGGCGCCCTCGTCGAGGTACGCGACGTCCTGGCCCCCCACGGTCACGTGGCGGGCGTCCGGGAGGTCGGGGAGGCGGAGGTCCGCCCTCACCAGTGCACTTCCGCGGCGCAGGCGTTGAGCCCGCTGCCGATGCCCATGAGGACCGCCTTGTCGCCGCGGCGCAGCCGGCCCTCCTCCGCCGCCTTGGACAGCACGTACGGCACGGAGGCCGGCCCCATGTTGCCGTGCTCGGGGAAGATCAGCGGCACGCGCTGCGGGTCGATGCCGAGGGTGTCGCAGACCGCGCGGGTGTGGACGAGGCTCACCTGGTGCAGGGCGTAGAGGTCGAAGCCGTCCGGGTCCCACCCGTACGCGTCCACGGCCTCCTTCCACGTGAGGTGGCCCAGCTCGATGCCGGCGTCGAGCAGCCCGCGCAGGTCGGTGAGCATCTCGTGGGCGTGGCCGGTGCACAGGTGCGCGTGCTGCGTGCTCGCCCGGCTCAGACCGCCGAGGTACGCGTGCCCGTCGTCGACCGTGCCCTTGCGGGACAGCACCATGGCCACCGCGCCGGAGCCGAGCGTCAGCGTCGCGAACTGCTCGCGCAGGACCTCCGGGGTGCCCTTGGTGAGCAGCCGCTCGATGGTCGACTCGACGACGAAGCGGCTGCTCTCGGCGTTGACGACGATCCCGTGGTCGATCTCGCCGCGCTCGATCATCGTCGAGACCAGGTTCATCCCGTTGACGAAGCCCAGGCAGGCGTTGCCCAGGTCGAAGTTCATGGCGGTCGTGGGCAGGCCGAGCTTGCCGTGCACGATGCTCGCGGTCGACGGCTCGAGGAAGTCGCGGCTCACCGAGGTGTTGACGAGCATGCCGAGCTGCTCGGCGGGGACGCCGCTGCGCTCGATCGCGCGGCGCCCGGCCTCGGCGGCGGGGTCGCTCGGCGGCGTGCCCTCGTCCCAGACGCGGCGCTGGCTGATGCCGACGAGGCGCCCGAGCAGGCCGCGGCCCACCCCGAGCCGCTTCATCGCCGGCGCCAGCCGGTCCTCGATGGCCTCGGAGGTGAGGACCTGCGGGGCGTCCAGGTGCGCCAGCCCGCTGATGACGACGTCGCTGTAGCGCTGTCCTGCGTTCGGCACCCGCGGTCCCCTGTCACCTGGTCATCGGCGCTGGCGTCAGCGCTCGTCGTCAGCACCCCTCGAGCGCCCCAGCGTATGCGAGCAGCGCGCCGGGGCGTCCCGACGCGGTACCCGCCCCGGCGCCGCCGCAACCGGTCCCCCCGCCCTCCCGCGCCCGCCACGCGCTCGTCGGGGTCCCGCCCTAGGCTGCGCCCGTGACGGACGCCACCCCTGCCGCCGCCCCCTCCACCCCGCGCCTGCGCGCGGCGCTCGACGCCGTGCCCGCGTACGTGCCCGGCCGGACCGCCGCGGGCGAGGTGCTGTGGAA
The Vallicoccus soli genome window above contains:
- a CDS encoding NAD-dependent epimerase/dehydratase family protein, which produces MRVLVTGGGGFLGSAVVRALAARGDAVRVLARGSYPWLARLGVDARRGDVADPAAVRDAVAGCDAVLHVAAKAGMGGRQADYHRANVTGTLRVVQACVALGVPRLVHTSTPSVVHAGGSIRGGNESLPYARRYETPYPRTKAAAERLALAADRTPLRGGDGVLRTVALRPHLVWGPGDTQLTARIVDRARRGRLWLVGGGGAVVDTTYVEDAAAAHLAALDRLGEDDPACGGRAYFVSAGDPRPVADVVGRILDAHGLPPVRRSVPYPLAYGAGAAVEGVWSLLGRADEPPLTRFLATQLATDHWFDLTAARRDLRWSPQVGVEEGVRRLRAALGT
- a CDS encoding 3-oxoacyl-ACP synthase III, with the translated sequence MPNAGQRYSDVVISGLAHLDAPQVLTSEAIEDRLAPAMKRLGVGRGLLGRLVGISQRRVWDEGTPPSDPAAEAGRRAIERSGVPAEQLGMLVNTSVSRDFLEPSTASIVHGKLGLPTTAMNFDLGNACLGFVNGMNLVSTMIERGEIDHGIVVNAESSRFVVESTIERLLTKGTPEVLREQFATLTLGSGAVAMVLSRKGTVDDGHAYLGGLSRASTQHAHLCTGHAHEMLTDLRGLLDAGIELGHLTWKEAVDAYGWDPDGFDLYALHQVSLVHTRAVCDTLGIDPQRVPLIFPEHGNMGPASVPYVLSKAAEEGRLRRGDKAVLMGIGSGLNACAAEVHW
- a CDS encoding DUF2630 family protein, giving the protein MDESDILARVRALVDEEHALRERLAAGELTDAEEHAALGRAEEELDRCWDLLRQRRARREFGEDPAAATPRPASTVEGYLQ
- a CDS encoding alpha/beta fold hydrolase, with protein sequence MRADLRLPDLPDARHVTVGGQDVAYLDEGAGEPVLMVHGNPSWSYHYRHLAAAVAAHGHRAVVPDHVGMGRSARPAAGDYPFTYERRVEDLGGFVDAVLPDGPLTLVVHDWGGAIALAWAVRHPERVRRVVLLNTAAFPLPPGAGLPWHLRAARVPYAGDGAVLLGNAFVRGAVHLGVVHRMPRQVRRGYLAPYDSPARRLAVLRFVQDVPASPSAPAHALLAATERALPGLLAQVPVLVLWGLRDPVLDARILERWRELVPSAEVHAYEDAGHFVLEDAREVVVPRVLDLLDRT
- a CDS encoding fatty acid CoA ligase family protein; this translates as MSARDLAGALAEAARTTPGAVAAWVPAGRSGFRATTYAGLDARADALAAGLSAYGIGPGTRTAMLVPPGEDFFALAFGLLRAGAVPVLVDPGIGTANLGRCLGEVRPEAFVGIPRAQVARRALRWCPTVRRSVTVGRRVPGGGATLAEVEAEGVRRLPFAPPPAQDPAAVLFTTGSTGVPKGVEYRHPQFLAQVALLRELWGLGPGDVSLATFPPFALFGPLLGISTIVPRMDPTRPADVDPRQVLAAAEHAGATVMFGSPALLDTVSRWGAETGKRFPASLTRVVSAGSPVTPEVQRRTLAMLPDGAQVHSPYGATEALPVTDVGSDEVLRLRRSGAVGICVGRPVPGVDLAVVRVVDGELPALRAEDLLPAGQVGEVVVRGPNVTERYAERPVQTALAKTRWDGRLAHRMGDAGWLDDEGRLWFAGRAAHRVRAAGGTLWPVPVEVRLDAHPAVRRSALVGVGEPGAQRPVAVLELEPGHRASDALAREVLDLAASSPVTERVRTVLFYGKRFPVDIRHNAKIDRPALARWAAGRLR